The nucleotide window TCACATGTGCTCTCCCTCAACCAGCTGCCTCATTGCATTGCTATTGATTCTGAGTTGGATTTCTGCAGCAAATCTATTGCACTTCCATTAGCAAGACTGCAAATGATGAAAACGCTCATTTATATCATCTCAGCTCTGCACCACAATTAACCTGCAACTTAGCCTCCAGCAAGCCAAATTGTGCTTTCTCATCTGATGCAGAGAAAGTTCCCCAAGGCTTCTCTGTAACCAGAAGTTAGGCAAAGCTGAGGTAGGCTGCCGTGTGCTTTATTTGCAGTGCATTAACAGGAAATCAAACAGTGTAAAAAATACAACAGGTAGAGAAAGAGGATAATTTTAGTCCTCTGCAGTGAAAATCCAAACCCTGAATTTTGTAATTACATCAATTATTAATCCGTTTTCCTTAGAAATTTTTGATGCAGAACTGTCACAGATGAcattttttaatagagaaatAATGGCCATATACTTTGCATATCTACTGTATTCTCTATACTCACATACGCATATGTATATAAATGAGTAGGGAGAACATGCAAAAGGCTCAGTGTAGCACAAATTCATGGAGACTTACTCTCAGGGAAGTTTCCAAAGCAAAACGgagctttaaaaaagaaatacaagtgCAGACTACTGTTTTGTACTGAGAAATTCAGACTGTTAATAAGAAAAAACACTCcaggaaattctgctttttcgCCACCATGTTCTGTGCACAATGAATGGTTCATGAAAGGAAAACCACACCCATGAGGAAAATTTGAAAGCCATGACTTTGGGATGCTTGTCCaagagaaagaaacacaagACCAATCCGTACAGTTTGCTCCATGTTAAACAGAAGaactgtttctgttttcatgCAATCAATGAAAGCTAAAAAGGGGGGTGGTAGGGatactgaaagaaataaaaacaataaatgtGTCTGAGCAAACTGGGCTTGCTAAGGACATTTTAAAGACAGTGTGAGCTAACTGGACTGGAGAGGGGAAGTCTCAATTATTGCTTTGGAAGGCTTAATGGACCTAACTCCCTAAAAATTGCTCCATCTTATGCATCTCACCCCACCAGTCCCCATGAGTGCTCCTGTCACAAGTATACACCCCTAGGAGCTGTCATGACCCTTGGAACAGCAGAGCAATACAGACTGGCTGGCTCAGTGCGGTGGCACTTGCTTTATTGCTGCTTGTTAATGGAGGCCTAGTTGTGTCTCCTGGGCTTACTGAGATCAGCATCCCTTTACTACGCTCCTGAGTTAGCCTCAAAACTTGTCTGGTATCCTAACCATGGTTAATTGTGACTTCCCTGTGACAAGATGTTGTTAATCCATAGGACACATAAAGAAAAGTCATGGCTTTCAAAATGACTCCTCATATTGTGGAGTAGATATTTAACTTAGAAACTGAATTGCAAGGGTATTCTCCCTGCAGACCCATGAGGAAAAAGAGTGACTCCTGTTAGAGTCACTCTGGGAATTGTCTGGGGGAAGTCTCTCCCTTTATGCTGGATATGCAGCTGAAGGCTAACTAGCTTCCTAATGCAGGCACTTAAGTCAGGTATCTGAAGCTAATCAAATCCAGTACTGTCAGAAATGGACTAGCATGTGCTCAAAGTTCCTGCATCTTCAagttctggggaaaaaacaatCTCTCCTGCGGCACTGCCCTGCAGCGAGCTGGAAAAGGCTGAAGTAGAGCCTGTGCTGTATCAtgtcctttcccctcccctgagtacagtcccctgcagctctctgagaCATCCCAGACCTTGACATGTCCAGAGGTTGCCAGGCATGGACTCGATCCTATGCTGCTGTGATGGGGATATGAAATACAGGTGGTCAGAATTAGACTCTTTCAAGCGTAAGAACAAACGCTGCATGAAGATTCTCTGAACAAACCCTCTGTCCTTAAATTGAAGTTAAAGGGCTGCAGCACTTCTAAGTGGAGGGAGAGGCTCCCTCTAGCCTGCCATCAAGCTAAAGTACAGACCTTCCCAAATTACTGTGAATAGGAGAAAGGACATCAAATGCAGAGCTGAGAAAGAATGAGTGGAAGTGAAagaggcagggaaaaaatgcaAGGAATATTTTCAGTATGATACAAGGTACAGTACAATTTTTATTCAAATTTCCCCATCTCTAGCTCTAAAATGACATAAGAAATTTAGCCATTGTATCTCAACTTAAGACTGGTCTTGCTTCTTTTATTACTCTACGCCTTTATCAACATAGAAATATTCCTTTCCTTTTGACTTACCTTCAGTATGTTAATATTATTTTTGCCTTGCttaaagagaaaggaaaggtgaATGCTTTAAAGCATTGCCATAATTAGGGAGCTTGTTAATGATCTCTGAGTGCAGCTTGTCAAATTAGAAGGGGAGCTGAGACTAGTTCCCAGGTAAACAGCCACTACCAGGCTTCAGAAGCAATCTTTTAACCTTTTTCCACTGAGGATGAGAAAGCAGCATCCTTTGCTAATAATGACCTGCACACCTCAAATGGAAGCAGAAATCAGAAACACTGGAAGGGACCTGTCCCTCCAATAGTGAGAGGTAGTTGACAGTAATGTAGGACTCTTTTTCCACTTTGCCACATTCTCTAGGTGAGGCTGAGCACAAGTGAGATAGGAAGGAGTTCTGCCTGCCTCCCAAGGGACATGCACAGGTCCAGAGCTGTAAAGAGATAAAGACACGCCCGTTGATCGTCTGCTGGCCACCAGCACAGCGTGTGTGGAGCTGGCACATCAGTGCATGGCACCTGAGCTGGCCAGGGGAGCCAAAAGTGAAATGGATGCAGGGATGTGCCACTGGGCATGTGCATCCTCTGATGGTCCTCAAGATCTACCCTCAGGGAAACCTGCTCCAGAAAAATCATGCTGTGGTCTGTCTCCTGCCCTGTCTCCTGTGCGCCCTGTGACACTTGACCAGGTTTTAGGGGTTGTGGTCCCAAAGCCAAGGCCTGCTTGGGTTGGCCTGCCAGGGCCTAcagtgcctctgctctggggcagaaCCAAAGCACGGGAGTGCTGCACTGCTTTGGCAGAGCTGTCACCCCAGAAAGGCAAGCTCCACATGGGCCTTTCTGGGAGTTTTGTGGGGAAATATTCTTAAATGGAAAGAGGAAGAGGCTGTAGGAAGACCTTTAAAGAGGGGAATGGTTGGTTTGCAGGTATATAAAAGCTATTGttacagaaacacattttttgcAGTACTACAGAATTGAATCTCTAACCAGCCTGGATAAAGGGTGGAATTGTGTTTGAAGGTGATAGTGTTAGAAGTAGTGAAATTTAGCTCCTGAACTGAGTTAGCATTTTTACAATCTTCATGTCTTCTCAGAGGGAGGGAGATTGTAGGTTAGGGTGTATTATTATATCCTGCTTGTAATAATACCTTCTCTAGTGTAATTATGCTAAGATTGACAATCTCCCTAAATATGGGAATGCTTTAAAACATTtacctttcctttctctttcagaaaaggaaaaattatattaaaatacaaaaggtaagctaaatggaaagaaatatttctgtatcaATAAAGAGCAAAGAATAACCAAAGGAACAAGACCAGTCTTGAATATAATACACTAGACACAATTATCAGGATTGtctctcttctgctttctcttccagGCTCCAGGAGAAAGAAGAATCAATTAGCCTTCTGCAGACTATGACCTTGAAGGATACAGCTTTAAGGGAAATATGCTGAGTAAGacagaaaagagaggagaagcGAAAAAGATTTGGAAACTCATGGAGGGGATAGGTTCAGAAACAGTACATCAAGCACAGAAGatgaaatgtgcattttttaaaaatttatttctgcactggaaaaaaaatttgcagcACATAAAGGACTTTCTGGGAACATATTACCTCACTCtgcctgaaaagaaaaaaaggacactGAAAGGCAAAAGAAGGGACAATCCAATTTGCAGATGCTACTTTTCAAGCCATGTCACAGAAAATTTTATAGCTGtcaaaggcattaaaaaaaaaagttagcaCTGATGCAATCTGTCAACCTCTTCAACAAATCTTGCTCTACATAAAACACAATGATGCGTTTGAAATGCAGCTGTTTCTAAAACCCCAAGTGAGTGCTTTAAGAGCTGTCCAAAAAAGTTCTTTTCATGCCTCTTGGAATTCTTAGGCAGACCTTCTGCAGTGTATTTTTTCAGCtagattttctgatttttctttgcagataATCAGAGACACTTGCCATAGTCAGAATTATGTACCACAGTTAGGATAAATTCCGTCTATGCAACATTCTCCCCTAAAGCAAACCAAACTTGATCTGCTACcagctctccctctcctttcagTCTGCAGCTATGGAACTCTACAATGCCTTAATAACacatttatctttaaaaaataaaaacccaaaccccataaACTCCTACATACACTAAACCCCCAAATCAAAATCAAAAAACCCCTCTCAACCTAATCACCTAACTTCTGGACCACTATTTATATCCCAGATGTGAACAGCTCTGAATGCAGATAATGGCTTTTTGTCCGTGACAGCTCCAAAGAACCTTTTCTGTGTCCCTCCGCCCCTTCCTTTACTTCAGAGATGAAGTTAGCATGTTTTTCAAAAACGTTTGTCACATATGTGGAAATTCAAGAGGGATTCTTGAGGCAATTATGACTGAATAGTGGTCTCTGGTCACTTTACgaagaaaaatgtgttaaaaaGTAATATATTTAATGTCAGAATGTTTGCACTACAAAAAAGATTTTATGCATcagcaatatttaaaataaaactcccTTAGTATAGTTCTATTTAATTGCAAAGGTGGTTAATTCAAGTAATACCACAGACAAAGCCCCCTGTCATTTAATGGTACGCCGGTATTTCTCTATTAGACTGATTCCATCTGACAAATTACTTTTAACCTGAGGGGCGGTTGCCACCCATTATCTAAGCAAAAGGCAGCAGGGTTTCTACAGGTATACTCAGAACTTTCTTTCACTAATTCTGGAACTGCTGTTCAAGACTGACTCTCAGCTGAAAGGACCTCCTCTGAAATCACTGTAGTTATGCTCATTTTCACTGGCAAGGGGGTTGGCCTAAAATGTTAGATTTAATCCAAATGGCACACATCTATACCAAGTTCAGTCCCAGTGGGGCTAAATTTAGAAGTGAACTTCTGGTGACTTCAGAGCTCCAGGGTGAGGTCCAGTATGTGCCATCTTCAATGTGCCAACCTGTGGCATTATAGGGAAGGCATGAGGGAGAATGAATGACATGGGGTCCTGCAAGGAAATTTGTGAGGAATACAATTTTTCACTCTGATCACTGCAGCTTTCCACAGGAAacctcagccctgtgctctcagcAGAACACTGTGCTGTCTTCTTTTTTACTAGAGTTAAACAGCTTTACACAGCTCAGGAATTGCTGGCTTGGTTTGCTTTAAATTTGGTGGGTAAAAATCAGGAATGTCAAAGAAATGACACTTCAGCAATGCAGTATTTTGATGCTTTATGATTACTACTAAGAAAATaatatagatatattttttttgtttgcttttgtgatGAGCAAAGACTAATTCGGAAATTGACTCTTCCCACATCAGCAAGAATGCTTTCCTGAAATGCCCCACAAAAGGCAGTAAGGCAATATATGAGAAACAATTAAACAAGAAGCAGCTCCTAGAGATAGGGGAAGACACAGAGAAATGTATGCTTTGCTcttaaaagaaagggaaaaatcatAAGCTAGATGCTAAGTAATAGTTCCCAGTTTAACTGCTTcaaatctgctgctgctttttctcacTGTTCTGAGAGTTTCATGAGGATGATAGGGATATTTGGCAGTCACAGACTTCAGGAAGGATGTACCAGAAATGCTCTGCAGGCAAGGCAAAGAACACACATGGAAGATCCAGCACAAGAGACACAGCCAATTTATAAGGAAAATACACTATGTGGAATAGCTATCAGAGAAACCCTTGAAGCAAATTACGTGCTTCCCTACAAGTGGATGCAGAGAAAAAGGTGGTACTAGCCCTTTACAGGCATCCCAGATGAAGTCCTGCATACCTCAGAATTAAGGTCTGAGGACTCTAGATTCTGTTCTCAGAAGGCAACCCATGCTATACCTGTCTTAGCATGCTTAAGCTTTGCAAGTCAATCACATGCCCTCCTCGTAGACAGTCACAGAACAGTTaagtgcctttttcttttttctttttttttctttcttttttttttttttttctgtgaaaggggaaaaaaacccaaagaaacacATAGCTTTTACTTACAAAGTTTTGGAGAAGTTTGGAGATTGGTTTCTGTTGCTTGTGCCTGAGATGCTGTGGTAGGCTCCAGGGCGGGTGGTGACAGCGAAGGTGCGGCAGAGGACAACAACCCAACATCTAGGATGCGGTTATACAGAGAAGGCTGGAGGAACGGTTTGGAGGGTACAAGTGAGCTGTCACTGTGCACTGTCACTTCAGCCTTGCTCTTGGGGCTAGGTACGAGGAAGGGTGAGGCATACACCTCCGAAGGCACCCAGGCAGACAGAGCTGTAGGATCCACAGCACTCTTTGGGTCTTGTCCTATCCTCCCAGGGTCAAGGTGGGTGGGAGAGTCATACTCAAAAATCTTGTCCACAAAGACCCACTTGAGGCCAGCAATGCAGAGGCAAAGGCTAAGCAGGCAAGCCAAGATAGGGGCGATGCAGATCTTTTCAGAGTTGAGGCAGCCCTTCAGTCGCTCTGCCTCCAGGCACGCACAGCAGGCTGCGGCAAGGCCTGCTATCCCCTGGACCCTCCTGTCCTCTCTTTGGGTCCCCGGCATGTTCTCCTCATCCGGGAGCCCGTTGAGGGACGCATCAGGGCTCAGCtgagctgaggggctggggaaagTGTCGGCAGCTACTTCAGACATGTTTAAGCATCAGCTCTCAAACAGCTCACCTCCAAAAGGCCTTAACTCTATCACAGTCCATTACTGTGAGACACAGACAAAAAGAGACGGTAGTAATAGTCACAGTGCTCTGCAAAAATCACAGACTGGGAGTCAATAAAAGGTCGAAGCTCAGCAACATCATCCAAACTGAGAGAGGAGTAATGCACAGGAAAAATTAGATCCCCccagtccctgtgcccccaAGCCCTCTGTCACTGTCTCTGCTTCTCTGAAGTGAGAATAGCTTTGCAATTACTGAGCCACTTTGCTAGCCACTTTTATAATTCCTTAAACGCCTCTCAAGCAATTCCAGCTCTTCTGCAGGGGGAAGAAACATTCCCCCAAAAGCaagcacaacaaaacaaaatagagGTAAGGAGGGTCATGAGAtaaagaaaaccacaaacacTGAACAAACTGACCAGATTAAGTAAACCAGTAGCCCAGAGTGAAAGGCAAGACTCTCACCTTGAGCATCTGAGGCTGGTATCTGCTCAGACGAGGAAAACAATTGTCATGCGGTAGAAGGAGCAAAAGCAAAATCTCTAACAACAGCGGCAACGGCAGAAGTGACAGTAGCAGCAGCATCCTGTCGTGTTACAGCGGCGGCTGAAAGAGGCTGAATCATTACAGAGCAGCAGGTGCTCGCTGTCTGAGCATCACTGCAAACAATATCATTACACAGAGGTTTGAAAGCAAGAGCGATGCCAAGACGGTGGTAACTCCCTTTATCTCCCCTCCCTCTTTGTCCTCCTTGAGCGCTCATTCACTTTCCTCCGTTCCcctccccgcccgcccggctcccccagccccctcgCAGCCTGTTTCCCTGATGTACAGACTCgctccttcctccccttccccaccccccgcactctgcagggctgctctgactgAAATCAGTACACCCAGCAACGCAGGACTGTCAGTGACTTCCTATTTTATCCAATTAGGAGGAATAAAGGCCATCAAATCAAAGGGAGGGAGCGGACAGGAGTTGCTCACCCACCCGCTCCATCTCTCCCGGCAAAGCGTGGCCAGAGGCAGCGGCGGCCATCGATGGCAAAGTCCTCCAGCAAGGACTGGGTGTCGGTGGGAGCTCTTTGGGTTGGACTGGGCTCGCTTAGTCTGATATTCGATCTCTCCCAGGGGGAAGACCTCTTTCCAGAAGCAGTTTCTCCCTGCCTGACACCTAGAGACCGCTTTTCTTTCCAAGCTCCTTAATAAGTTTTATTTCCTAGGCATAGGGCTGGAATGCATCTCAGATCaaacagaggaaataaaaaaacccaagccatTCTCATCTCTGATAACTTTTCATTCAAGTTATTGATTCAAGTTATTGCAAAGAGGTTTGCTTTtttcaaaattccattttccaaCCTCCTTTCCAGATCCTTttccaaacccaaaaaaccccagacttcACACTAAAGTCAGTTCCTGAATGTACTTTTCAAGAGCTCACATGTTGCTAGAATAGATCCTCACTCACCttagactaaaaaaaaaaaaattaaaaaaaaattaaagtcttatttattattattattgttatttaaaGGCTTACACTTCGTTAAATTTAGCTGCCGTTTCTCACTGTTACTAATATGTAGCACTACCATATACATCAATGCAGTATAATACAGGGGTAAATCAACAGTCCCCTTAACATAATGAAAGTAAGACTAGAATCAGATCTATTCCCAGTCTCTTTTGTCTCTCACAGAAAACTACACCCGTGCAACAATAAAGACGTGTACGAAAGGCAAGGTGCTTACAGCA belongs to Haemorhous mexicanus isolate bHaeMex1 chromosome Z, bHaeMex1.pri, whole genome shotgun sequence and includes:
- the LOC132322545 gene encoding uncharacterized LOC128092250 homolog produces the protein MLLLLSLLPLPLLLEILLLLLLPHDNCFPRLSRYQPQMLKVRVLPFTLGYWFT